Sequence from the Chelonoidis abingdonii isolate Lonesome George chromosome 1, CheloAbing_2.0, whole genome shotgun sequence genome:
TGGATATTAGGCAAAACACCTCCTTGAGCGATAGTGACTTTCCCCAGTAGTTTGTTGAGCTCCTCGTCGTTACGGATGGCGAGTTGCAAATGGCGGGGGATGATCCTGGTTTTCTTGTTATCGCGCGCAGCGTTGCCAGCCAACTCGAGAATCTCAGCAGTCAGATACTCTAAGACAGCAGCCATATACACAGGTTCTCCAGCGCCAACTCGCTCAGCATAATTACCCTTCCGGAGAAGCCGATGAACACGGCCCACCGGGAACTGCAAGCCAGCCCgagatgacctggactttgcctTAGCCCTCACTTTGCCGCCTTGTTTCCCTCGACCAGACATTGCAGCTCTTCGCAACAGAAACCGCTGTTCACAGAAGCACAGATGGGGGAAACATAATGACGCAACGATTCTTGGCTTTTTATCCCTTCTCCTGGACGGAGTAGTGAATCATGATTGGTGGAAAAATGTCACTGTTTGAGCAACCAATGAAGAAGAGGATCTCACATTAACCAATTGCAGCAAAAAACACGTTGCCCTATGTTTATTCTAACTGCCAATAGAAAACTAGAAAACAGACTGTTCATTTGCATAGCAAACGTATAAATAGAGGGAGGAAACCCTTTCTTTGACTTTTTTGTAGTCGTTGTGGTTTTGGAGGGTATTGATAGCTGTTAAAATGCCTGAGCCGGCGaaatctgctcctgctcccaagaAGGGGTCTAAGAAGGCTGTGACCAAGACCCAGAAAAAGGGAGATAAGAAACGTAGAAAAACTAGGAAGGAAAGTTATTCAATTTACGTATACAAAGTGTTGAAGCAAGTTCATCCGGACACTGGCATTTCTTCAAAGGCTATGGGGATCATGAACTCTTTTGTAAACGACATTTTCGAACGTATCGCTGGGGAAGCGTCTCGTCTGGCTCATTACAACAAGCGTTCAACCATCACATCCCGGGAGATCCAGACCGCTGTGCGCCTGCTTCTGCCGGGGGAGTTGGCCAAACACGCGGTGTCTGAGGGTACAAAGGCTGTTACCAAGTACACCAGCTCTAAGTAAAGATCAATGGAAAGAATGCTAACATCTGTAACCCAAAGGCTCTTTTCAGAGCCGCCCACCTTTTCTGTAAAAGAGCTTTAGCACTAAACCATGCATGGTGTTCTTTTGACACAATACTCTATTCTGCATTTTTAATATCGGTGTTTATTATTGATGGATACTGAAAATAAATTGATTGCAGTAGCTCcagtttaaaattgtatttgccttATTGAGGAACCAAAACCCACCTGAATAcaagaaataaaactgaaatttacTGTATACGACTACTCGAATGATGAAAGTAAAAAATAtatcatttgttattgctttctCTTGTCTTCCAGTTGAGGGTGTGCATTCAGTATCCATATAAATGCGCCTTACTACTTTTCTGTCGGTTTTACATTGATTAACACAAAGTTTGCCTGACAAGACTGTCCGTAGATGAAAGTTAACTCAAAACTTTTGTTGAACTGTGGCACTTGAAATACCTTTTTTAACTGACAAGGTTTGCATCAGTAACAAATACGTTCTTTAATCCAATACACTAAACCTAAGAAACGTCTTGATTCCGGGATACATTTGTGTTGTGAACTAACACAAACACGAGGAAACAATTTATGGAAGTATTGTAAATGAATCCAGGTACAGTCTTCCTTTGTCCTTAATCTACACTTCAAATGTAAAGAGAAGAATTGGTGGGTTCTGGATTATATACCCAATCAATTTGCGGGGAAAAGAGTTTTTAGCTCACCCTCACCTTTAAATCATCTCGAATTAATAAGAGAATGGAAATATGAACACATACACTCCCCCCCTCCAAACCCTGGTCTATTTCCATGCCTGTTCTCTGGGATTAGTATTCAGGAGTCATAAATAGGTCAGCCTGAAAATGAATCAGTGAgacagtacaatatttatatactgtatgataaatacacacacacagagagaagagaagaaaaaatatatttaaggaaTGGGCTATAACTATAGCTGGGCTGGAAATGCAGTCTCGTAGCCgtgtctgtcccaggatattagcgacaaggtgggtgagatatctTATGCTGTACCAAGttctactggtgagagagacaagcttaaagatattatctcactcacatGATCTCTAATAGTTGGGCGAAAGTATTTGAAAGACGGATGCTTtagggggatggggttggaaatAGGAAAATCAGGATCCTTCAGGGAGAGAGCAATTGGTGACGAGTTTTTGTGCTCAATCAAatcagagaaggggaagggagctCTTCTCAGAGCGCGCGGGGTTTTCAAAAATTTGGAAGTGTCCAATAAGATTTAGCCATATATGAACTATCAGCCAATCAAGACGGAGAAAGTTCCTACTTCTCGGTTTTTTCTGTTGTCAGTATTGGTCGAAATGGCTAGAACGAAGCACTAGCTTAGAAATCTACTGGGAGCAAAGCACCCCGCCCCTAACCAGCTGACTCATAGGTACCCAGAACAGCGCCACCGTAAGGGATCCTATCAATAGCTGCCAGACGCCAGAACCGTGTTCACTCTCtgatcttttttaattaaaactgccCAGCATGCCATCCTAAAAGTACACCAGAAAGCGAGAGCATTTATTCCTCCTTGTAACACTCCCTGTACCCGACACAAAGCGAATACTCAGGATACTTTCACACCACCCACACAATTTTCGAGTGTCTAGCATGAGTACAGTGATTTTGCTCTTTTTCTGAAACTTGGGGGTGGCTCTTAAAAGAGCCGTTGGGTCAGAAATTTCCTTTTCAAATTTACACTTTACTTCTTCGGAGCTGCCTTCTTCGCCTTCGCGGTTTTGGCCTTTGTCGGCTTGGGCTTGGCAGCTTTTGGTTTCACTGCCTTAGCTGGGCTCTTAGTTGCCTTCTTGGGCTTGGCGGCTTTCACTTTTTTCGGGCTCTTGGCCGCTTTCTTGACTGCGGCAGCCGCcggtttcttgacttttttcggGCTCTTTTTCACGGCCGCAGCCTTTTTGGGCTTCTTGGCGGCGCTGGCGGGCTTCTTGGCAGCTGGTTTCTTAGGCTTTGCTGCGGCCTTCTTCTTCGGCGCCTTCTCCTTAAGCTCACCCGGTTTCTTGTTGAGTTTGAAAGAACCAGAAGCGCCGGTACCTTTTGTCTGTACCAAAATACCCTTGCTCACCAGGCTCTTTAATCCTACCTTGATGCGGCTGTTGTTCTTCTCCACATCGTACCCTCCGGCGGCCAGAGCCTTCTTAAGAGCAGCTAAAGAGAGCCCTTTGCGCTCCTTAGAAGCGGACACCGCCTTGGTGATCAGCTCGGTCACACTGGGACCTGGAGGTTTGCGGGCTTTAGAACTAGCTACTGCCTTTTTCGGTTTCTTAGCGGAGGTTTTTGCCCCAGGAGCAGAGACAGCAGGAGCTGCAACAGGCGCAGTTTCCGACATGCTGACAAACGTTTTCAACAAATCAAAAGTAATTGGGCTGGAGAGAGTAGGTCAGATGCCTGAATTTATAGAGAAGAGCTGAACTGTGATTGGTACGTTAAAGAGCCCGCCCAGATGCAAGCCAAAAagagctcttttctcctctctgtttgtgtttcTTCGGAgttaaaaaagtgtattttttgcAAAATATCTATCACCAATTTACCTTATTTCTTAGCTGGGTGAAGGTGAAAGAGGCTATTTTCATTCAGTAGAGTTTCTTGCAGGAGAGAATAAAGATGAGGTAAAGAAGAGCCAATAAACCCTGATACTTAGAGCTGGAGAGACCTCTGAAGAGGGAAACTTTTGTTTTTCGCTGTAAATTAAAACTTTACCGTTGGCAATAAAACCACAACTacaatgaaatgttgttctttaG
This genomic interval carries:
- the LOC116827280 gene encoding histone H2B 8, whose protein sequence is MPEPAKSAPAPKKGSKKAVTKTQKKGDKKRRKTRKESYSIYVYKVLKQVHPDTGISSKAMGIMNSFVNDIFERIAGEASRLAHYNKRSTITSREIQTAVRLLLPGELAKHAVSEGTKAVTKYTSSK
- the LOC116827279 gene encoding histone H2A.J-like, producing the protein MSGRGKQGGKVRAKAKSRSSRAGLQFPVGRVHRLLRKGNYAERVGAGEPVYMAAVLEYLTAEILELAGNAARDNKKTRIIPRHLQLAIRNDEELNKLLGKVTIAQGGVLPNIQAVLLPKKTESHKAKSK
- the LOC116827278 gene encoding histone H1.01, with protein sequence MSETAPVAAPAVSAPGAKTSAKKPKKAVASSKARKPPGPSVTELITKAVSASKERKGLSLAALKKALAAGGYDVEKNNSRIKVGLKSLVSKGILVQTKGTGASGSFKLNKKPGELKEKAPKKKAAAKPKKPAAKKPASAAKKPKKAAAVKKSPKKVKKPAAAAVKKAAKSPKKVKAAKPKKATKSPAKAVKPKAAKPKPTKAKTAKAKKAAPKK